In Callospermophilus lateralis isolate mCalLat2 unplaced genomic scaffold, mCalLat2.hap1 Scaffold_91, whole genome shotgun sequence, the following are encoded in one genomic region:
- the LOC143410786 gene encoding transport and Golgi organization protein 1 homolog gives MTMKGPPPFSGVPFMGPPMEPPMGRPPPPPFWYGLPFQLGGPFGSRPIPPPFGPSMRPPIGFREYAPGVPPGQWDLPFDPRDFFPGPAPFRPLGSFGPREYFIPGAPLPPPTHGPQDYGPPPAAKDLMSSGFKDEPPPTPDSQSSEGCSQALKQGP, from the exons ATGACTATGAAAGGGCCCCCTCCTTTCTCAGGGGTACCCTTCATGGGCCCCCCTATGGAACCCCCGATGGGACGGCCTCCACCACCTCCCTTTTGGTATGGACTGCCATTTCAGCTCGGTGGGCCTTTTGGGTCTCGGCCAATTCCTCCACCATTTG gtcCTAGTATGCGTCcaccaataggcttcagagaatatgcaccaggtgttccacctggacaatgggatttgccttttgaccctcgtgatttttttccaggacctgcaccatttagacctttaggctcatttggcccaagagagtacttcattcctggtgccccattaccacctccaactcatggtccccaagactatgggccaccacctgctgcaaaagacttaatgtcttcaggctttaaagatgaacctccacctacacccgattctcagagtagtgagggctgttcacaggccttaaaacagggcccataa